CCTATAGTGCCACGGATGGGCCACAAAAAAACCGGTGCCAAAAAGTAACCGATAACCGGTTACTGTAGTACTACACAGTACCAGGCGTTTGCCGCAAATATTCGGTAGTAAGTAGGGTGAGGGTTTTTAGTGAAAAGTTGTCAATACGGGaaccctgtatatgcaatttgtcaaaacaatatacaccgacacaaaaaatcagctgattagacgttcaacttaactctaaatccgtttatgcatccgagttaactcgtctacatacgtaaagaaaatgtgtacatatattctatccgagtagatcatttaactcgtggtgaaaaagtgtttatgcatgtggattgaacttacccgtgtataatataaccgagtagaaattaagcataaacgtagtatgtAATTATTGTTATATTCGAATCTCGGCATTCTATCACACAAGTTTTCATTTTGGTGATTCATATTGGAACTTTAAATGAAGATTCaatttataaagcaatttaTGCGACAGTTTtagcataaaagcataaattatcCACATTTTCAGCGCTGGCACGACTTTTCAACCTCGGAAAAAATGTAATAGTATATTTGTAGGGATAATGTAATAAAACTACTGACGCATATTGGGTAGCAACTTGACAGTTTTGTACTATTCTGAAATCGATTTCAATGGAGGACAAATGACATCAATGGAGTCATGTTACTATATCAAATCGCTTGCActcttttcttattttctttgtgAAAGCTCTTTACTATATCAGTTTAGGTTTTATGGCTGTTCTCTACAAGAGTAGAAATACACATTGACTATAATGACAGTCGTGTGATGAAGTCAGTAAAAAATCCCTAAGTAGTAAATCCGATAATTCGCGTGGATGTTCAAAAAGTGGAAACTAAGGAATTTTAGTATCTTGCTTAGGCGAACATAACGtcgaacacaaaattttaaaacaaacactGCTATCAAGGATGAATATTTGGTAGAAATGAACAAAATCGTCAGATTGGACTGCTCACCAATGTGAATCTTGAATCAGATCTGACAAGATTTAAATGAGTTGCATAGAAGTTAACGTatcatatatttcaatatacacGAATGTGAACGATGAATCTATATCTGAGTAGGTTTTAACCAAATGCATGGAGGTTAAGGTGTCCGATGTTTCCATAGATATCTTTTAGAAATATTAGGGAGAATATTTTATAAGACAACAAAAAAAGATTtaacgatttctttaatttccaaCTCACCCAATCCCATaaaaatgaactgtaaaacacaaattttctgTATTATTTTATGCAAGGACTGTGGAACCGGACATAAAAATAGTTTAGCTTTAAGCACATGAAATCTGCAAAGTTTAAAATAGATCTATTTAAAACAGATCGCTTTTGACAATAGAGTTGTTTTACATGCAACATTTTCTAAATATCAATTATCTCTCTCCAAAGATTGTAAATGGCAAATGTCATTTGTCCAGTATgtctaaataaataagtatacaGTTAATCTATTTGCGTGGACTAATTTTTGTATCAATTTCGTCATGGATGTTTTATCCAGCACCATGTATGGTTTATCCAACTGACAAGTTCGTCTCATTtaacataatttgtaaaactaacATCAACTCACTTTATTAGTTCTTGTATACGGTTGATTATAAAATCTCTCTCCAATTTTAAGTACCAATGAACAAAATATAGCCGCATTTGCTAAACTTATTTCTGTCGTTACTTACATCTTCAGCATAATAAATAAGACACCAATAAATAATTGAgagtaatttatttacatttaaatattaagcaaaatatatttttcgttgcttcaattatttaaagttttagaaGAAGATGATGAATCGGAAGAATGATCAAAATCTATTTTTGCATATGAATCATTTTCTGCATTTATTGTTGGAGAACTAACGTTTTCAGTTTTTTGGAATTTCGCGTTATCTTTGGTACTGCATTGTGGCAGATCTAGTTTTGCGTAATACAATTCATAACTAGAGCAAGCAGTTGAAGATGTAGGCGTGGTAATTTGAGGTGTTTTATTTTCGTTAATATAGTTCCCAACCAAATTTTCACTATCTCTACTATCTGTAATAGTTAATAATGTTGGTGCATCAATGGATCGAGAGACTGATGGAAGTTTGCAGGCGTTTGACAATGAGGTTGATGGCAAGGAAGGCACGTTTATTGAAACTGAATATCTCTCATTTACTCCTGGCAATGGCAATTTTCGCTCTCTGTCAGAAGAGGATGCTTTAGAGCTATCGCTTTTACCATGTATGCTATCTAACAATATACACTTCGCACTATATTCATCATggcatataatttttctagttttATTCTTCTCATTATCAGCCATTGAATTACTACTTTCGGCATCAGTatcattgattttttttgaaattggttGAACTGAAAGTTGGGAATATATGCACGCAAGGTTAGACATATTCTCTGATTTAGAAGTACTGTCAAACCCTATATCTTCCAAGTGATCTTTTCGATACACATGATTTTCTTCATGTAATACAAGTTCGCGATCTTTATTTGGAATAGATAAATGATTTTTGTGATTTATACGGTGTTTTCCCTCAAATTGAAATTTCCCTCTGGAGGAAATTGGAGCTTCACTTCGTTTTAAGCATGATATAGATGTGTTGTCACTCGATTTGGTCATATCAGCAACACATTCGTTAGATTGTGGCAGCGAAGGCTTATTCGTCGAACATGTTTCATGATTCAAAGGCTTCATTTCCAAGTATCCACTTTCTTCATTATTTGTAGGTTTAAGCGGTAATGTTTGTGACAACTCGCTATCAGGTTTAGACGCAAAATATCCCCTTATTTCGTTTAAAGATGCATCAGAACACTTTCCACTGACAGGTACTACTTTTCCATGTGTTTTATGGCTAGAACTTTTCGAAAAATCTATTTCCATCAAATCGCTCATACAATCCACAGATACATGACCATTTTGTGCCAATATAGGTGCGCTCGTTGACTTTTTATCACAATTTGTATTTAGTTCAAATTTATATCCTGCATCTTCAGTCCCGAAATTCAAACTATTGTTGCTAATGCAACTTTGATTAAATCGGGACCTGGGAAATAACACAGCTCGCTGTAAGTCACATTTGGGAATTTTTGCTCGGGATCCAACTGAAAATGCACGAACTCGGACTGCGTTCGTGTCATGTAAAATCTCGTTAGAGTTTCCCAAtcgtttgattttgtttttgtctatTTTACTCCCAATTGAATAAGAACGTTTAGGGCGTTCCTcactgtaaacaaataaaattaatattactgACTTTTGAAtgcattattaaaattatatgctacactatattttttaaaaaacttaaaaataatatggaagggctaagttccgaacattttatactctctcaatcaAAGGAGTGGAAACATTTTCATGTATTGGCGAAACCTTATTATAATACGGGTATGGGGTATGAGGACTAGATCAAACTTTAGATCGATTTCATTATCGTATTGGGAATaaaaacatgtcgcaccaataaaattaaacgaaactgaatgggccaaaacgaatgcacaaaaagctgcagtaaTTGCGAATCATtggagaaacacatttacacctaacgatggacatgagctaaactgtgaaaatagttggttggatccactcgtcagcatttctccagttactagtaaagaaatttgttacttttggaaagtatctgaagttattatgatacctaagccgggtaaaacactacatgatgtcacatcttataggccaatatcgctgctaCCACCTTTATCGAAAgccttcgagaatgttctcataaagaggctcaaatcaataataaatcgaaaacaccgtataccagtacatcagttcggctttcgtgatcaccattcaacaattgaccagatgcacggaatcgttaatttcgttgaaaatgctatggataaaaggAACGTTTGTTCGGCGGCCTTCTTATACGTgcctcaggcttttgatagagtttggcattcgggtctactgctgaaattgaaatgcatgttacccaaacaatattacGAAATAATttcttcctacctaaaagatagatactttcgcataaaaaaagaggatgcatactcaaacttgcaaccgatagaagcgggtgttctccagggaagcgtgttggcgCCAaagctttacttgctttttacaagtgatatccccactgactcaagttatgtgacagcgacatttgcggatgacacagcgcTGTTAACAGCAGGAGAGTTAACCTCAGTATTAGAGAACGGCATCGGCTGAATGgaaaacattcgtacgcgctcaacagccgaataatcacactgttcggatcagccgatcaaacttgcatgcgctcacattttcgttgttgattttaaattcactcgggtgtgtgcgattttttgtttcactccgagtttgttcggctcgtgttcaatataatgatttcgggcgcttgctcattcggttcaacaatcattgttttgaagaAGAACAAtactcaactcgcaaaaatcaactcgtacgattttactcatgcgcgcagcaagcggcactttttctgcacaaacaacaacaaactgcatagaaattgttacggtacatgcaaTCATAACGCTCACATCGAGTCGTCTTGTCGCTAATCGTTTACTCGTAATCGATCAACTCAACTTGAACCGAATGATGCTACTGTCAACACATGCTCATTTTATTGATTgaattttgaaccgaggactcaaaatcctcggaatgatgtgtacggcaaaatgagttgatttttactcatcactctgtttttttcagtgagttgagttgaatgaaaaagttcgcgtatgagtaaatcaagaaaatagtgatttttgcagttctctgctcagtatctacccttcgagtgcaaactgcagtcaatgcaattactaaatgcgcttccaagtggcgcattaaaatcaatgcacgtagactttcctaaaaaaaaaaaacatcataccatcccatttatataaatggtaccatatcacaataatgctaagtgcCTAGCtaagatgctaagcttcgctggaaaaaGCATATCAAGAAAAAAAGGGGTGAGCTTGaactaaaatttgctaagttctACCATCTAGTCGTTAGGATATCCACGCTTTCAAttgaaaacaagctgtttatatataatcaagtactaaggccaatttgggcctatggagcttaACTAtagggttgctcaagtcaaaacttgCATTCAGcgccaaaataaggtactaggaagtagagaccgaccgattaatcggccagtatcggccacacaattaagcatcggcatcggccatatttggccgattctttctacttctttcggattatactaaaataatttttttttacttttttgatttctttagagcataaaatttgaattattctgtttaccatataaaacacagtgaatcacatttgactaacaattcatcatggtgataatttaagtctagtataaagaaattcaataattttgcattaatttagaaacattcgatttatgtcaaatatgtacagttttgattaaaattgttgagattttgaatataatgtcataaagccactattaaagaagcattcgtaactaggttaatctatttttaaaagtttgccatagacagggttaagtaataatcacttggtgctggcctggactataaggtgcatggaaaagaacctcccaaacaagcttccgaagtttctattgagtcactatcactatttgccgcctttcacaatgcgagatataaatgacaaaagtcatctctttgaaagattttttaaagaaagtattcggtcgaatgtttcgaagttttttggaaaaggtgttatgggttgtcttgggaggtgccaaaaaaaatagttccccaactgctgacatgattcctgccgaatgagtaactgaaacacaaaaatttaaaaaggttattaaattaaagttgaatatattccctatacaatgacctacgattattggaaaatatcaaacgtcaacaaaatggcgtagttctgaaaaaagatagttttttaaatgccaaattgacaattttcaacaaatcaaaaaggtcgcgtttaaagtttcgactatagcggcttaacgctgccattcaaaaactattcaagatacgacattaccgctttcacaggatatttttgaaattataaactatcgaataagcaaaaaataaaaaaaccgattttttgaaaatgtcacaccggtatacccccttaaaggaaaaaaaaattgttaattgctgattcgctttgagaaaacgcgaataacttatttgtcaacatatatcttataataataatttatttagttttgaatattaattaaatgaataaacaacttcatatttacatatgaactgagttgtttccttattttgtgatgttatttgtctttgtttttattctgttactatattaattttctaaataaagttgttgatgaaagaatcggtaTAGGCATCGGcatcagtagtaaacgaaataaccaaacttgtgaagactcacgaaatgaggcttagacagcatgtaaatgaagaggcatccagactcatcggaactgctgaacgagaaaacggactgaaacgtaagaggccttcatacatagcaaggcaactgtagcagcaaatgaatttctctaacatttagtttttaattattatttttaacttattagaattgaattgttgttagtatttaatcattgtatactaggtacaattgtaataatatatatacagtggggaGCAAAACCGTCAACATGTTTACTGAATGCGACTAAAGGTCCTTATATCTTTTTTTCTACTAGCAGTATCGGCAACATTTATACAccaaaataaagataataattcaatttattaaaaacagaaaacagaacagcttttttttattcttgaacGAAAATATACGATAAATTCCATTTACAAGTCATTTTGACAGTTTTGCACTTATACACTTAGACCTAAGTTCTTCACAGGGCTTAGTACTTTGTCCATAgacctttattttttattacgctTTTTATGCGTCTGGGCATACTTTCAACCAAGTTTTCAATAATTGAGTGGGGTATATTTCTCCACTCCGTCTGTACCCGACTCCACAGTTCGTCCATGTTGGAAGGCGGATCTCGATACTTAGCCAGCTGCTGCTTAACGTATGCCCACAGATTTTCTATCGGGTTAAGGTCGGGACTTTGTGCTGGCCAtttgaaagttttaaaactttgattttggaGCCATTCTTGGACAATTTTCGCCGTATGTTTCGGgtcgccatcttgttgaaaaattatttcctcCGCTGGATAGGCACATTCGTCCACGAAGTCAGGCAACTGTGAATTTAGAATATGCAGATATATCTCCTTATTCATTATTCCACTTATTCTAAACAAAGGACCAATATACCACCACGTGAAGCAACCCCAAATCATCAAACTTCCGCCACCGAATTTGACAGTTTGCTTTAGCTGTCCACGCTGAAGCTTTTCTTGCGGACGATGCCAAAAATATGCCATTACCATCAGATTGATACCTGTTAATTTTCGTCTCATCTGACCATATAACCCTTTTCCAGTCCTCAATTGTCCAATCTTTCCGTTCTCGGCAAAAATGAAGTCTAGCTTTAACATTTCGTTCAGATAAAGcaggttatttttttgtttaaccgCAGCAACCataccaattttatttaaagagcGTCGAACTGTCCATGTACTCGCTTGAAGTTCTAACTTAGCAGCAGCTTATCGAGGAGTCCTACATTCATTTTTGTGTAATAATCGCTCAACAGCACGGGCATCACCATCGGTAAGCTTCCGCGGGCGGCCTCCAGCGTTTACAACTTGGACaatattttgtcttttcttcACATTTATTACCGTTTGTCGACttatatttaacttttcagCAATTTTCCTAGCTGAATAgccgtttttaattaaaacaataactttATCTTCGACGTCTCGCAGTaactttcgcattttttttttggttcacaaAAAACCCCTGGAAAAATTTTTAGTAATCGCCACGACAGACAAAACGTTACTAATATAAATTGTTAACTCCGTCTCTACTCAGAACTTCCATTGAATTACCGAACCCAGCCATTCCGGTAAATATAGCGGGACTTTCATGGCATACTTATACAGTGGTGCAAAACTGTCAAAATGACTTGTAAATGGAATTTATCGTATATTTTCgttcaagaataaaaaaaagctgttctgttttctatttttaataaattgaattattatctttattttggTGTATAAATGTTGCCGATACTGCTAGTAGAAAAAAAGATATAAGGACCTTTAGTCGCATTCAGTAAACATGTTGACGGTTTTGCtccccactgtatatatatatattaggtatgtattatatatactattattGGTTAAAAAAAGATGAAAAAGATGCTTTCGCATTACACTTTACCCTTCAACAGAAAGAAAAAGAGATATGTCGTTAGACATAGGGAAATATGacgattttatttcaataaataagagAAAGATTAATAGTATATAAGCTACTAATTTATCACTAGGcctaatataaaaaacaatatactttcagggaatatatatattatatttttatactctcgcaatgaaatcggaccattgccacgcccacaaaatggcgaaaaacgaaaacctataaagtgtaacaaaaaatgagcgaaatctgttcacaacaaagcatacttcccatataactcaattttgaattccatctgattcgaaaatcggactataacatttcaaggccccggatgtCGAATATGAACTCAGAGCCCAAAGGTAATTTTTCacggaaaatatcggtaaatctgttaatttttttaatttaattcagagggaattttttcttctaatagtacatctctgtataaaaaattattaaaatcgggtcataacttcccgtaGTTACATatacttagcaaaattaagtgagcttataatcttggatatagtgtataattatacgagccgcagagctaaatagagaaggtacaatcttttataagagtgtacagctgctggcgtacgccgatgatattaatatcattggaagcaacaaccgcgccgtttgttctgctttttcccgcatggataaggaggcgaagcgaatgggtctggaggtgaatgaggacaagacgaaatatctcctgtcatcaagcaaacagtcggcgcattcgcgtcttggctcccacttcactgttgacagttgacttagaagtcgtagataatttcgtatagctgggaaccagtatcaacaacaccaacaatgtcagcctcgaaatccagcgcagaatcactcttgccaacaggtgctactttggactgagtaggcaattgaaaagtaaagtcctctctcggcgaaacaaaatcaaactgtatgaggaaggggaaggccgccccgctccgttggagggaccaggtggagagc
This portion of the Zeugodacus cucurbitae isolate PBARC_wt_2022May chromosome 3, idZeuCucr1.2, whole genome shotgun sequence genome encodes:
- the LOC105220094 gene encoding insulin receptor substrate 1 isoform X1 — its product is MAKMSKLIDTNYEDGLMLSGYQKKLNTMKKKFFVLYRDTAQEGARLEYFDSMRKFKSGTAPKRVVKLENCFNINRRLDTKHDYVIALATKDGGLGIVLETEAEMLKWLQALLSLQRSITNKADIFIPKFEHVWQVVVQKKCLAEERKIIGNYHVCLTPKSVTFIRIGSGNSSSGSIRSTDIHIPLNTIRRCGESHCLFYMEVGRQCIIGPGELWMDTEDPLVAQSMHKMISSAMSAKTDVIGDNIRKRSSSVTETSKPISFMDTTSLRAENKICNMNQTANNNLGRGRCDSFPTRTRESNDNVNQSFKSSHIQNVPCAVTHRPLALSRHSTSPPIPTSFGSTERKETVKSDDQEETGNYLPFRFKSAERAIPEENSEDLVNSDSINFQKDLYISMAPVVKQLDSVGNNKAQQDRQFDLGDGFSSCNNSQNSIITADLAPKMHGIIISSGKLSDFENEERPKRSYSIGSKIDKNKIKRLGNSNEILHDTNAVRVRAFSVGSRAKIPKCDLQRAVLFPRSRFNQSCISNNSLNFGTEDAGYKFELNTNCDKKSTSAPILAQNGHVSVDCMSDLMEIDFSKSSSHKTHGKVVPVSGKCSDASLNEIRGYFASKPDSELSQTLPLKPTNNEESGYLEMKPLNHETCSTNKPSLPQSNECVADMTKSSDNTSISCLKRSEAPISSRGKFQFEGKHRINHKNHLSIPNKDRELVLHEENHVYRKDHLEDIGFDSTSKSENMSNLACIYSQLSVQPISKKINDTDAESSNSMADNEKNKTRKIICHDEYSAKCILLDSIHGKSDSSKASSSDRERKLPLPGVNERYSVSINVPSLPSTSLSNACKLPSVSRSIDAPTLLTITDSRDSENLVGNYINENKTPQITTPTSSTACSSYELYYAKLDLPQCSTKDNAKFQKTENVSSPTINAENDSYAKIDFDHSSDSSSSSKTLNN
- the LOC105220094 gene encoding insulin receptor substrate 1 isoform X2 codes for the protein MSKLIDTNYEDGLMLSGYQKKLNTMKKKFFVLYRDTAQEGARLEYFDSMRKFKSGTAPKRVVKLENCFNINRRLDTKHDYVIALATKDGGLGIVLETEAEMLKWLQALLSLQRSITNKADIFIPKFEHVWQVVVQKKCLAEERKIIGNYHVCLTPKSVTFIRIGSGNSSSGSIRSTDIHIPLNTIRRCGESHCLFYMEVGRQCIIGPGELWMDTEDPLVAQSMHKMISSAMSAKTDVIGDNIRKRSSSVTETSKPISFMDTTSLRAENKICNMNQTANNNLGRGRCDSFPTRTRESNDNVNQSFKSSHIQNVPCAVTHRPLALSRHSTSPPIPTSFGSTERKETVKSDDQEETGNYLPFRFKSAERAIPEENSEDLVNSDSINFQKDLYISMAPVVKQLDSVGNNKAQQDRQFDLGDGFSSCNNSQNSIITADLAPKMHGIIISSGKLSDFENEERPKRSYSIGSKIDKNKIKRLGNSNEILHDTNAVRVRAFSVGSRAKIPKCDLQRAVLFPRSRFNQSCISNNSLNFGTEDAGYKFELNTNCDKKSTSAPILAQNGHVSVDCMSDLMEIDFSKSSSHKTHGKVVPVSGKCSDASLNEIRGYFASKPDSELSQTLPLKPTNNEESGYLEMKPLNHETCSTNKPSLPQSNECVADMTKSSDNTSISCLKRSEAPISSRGKFQFEGKHRINHKNHLSIPNKDRELVLHEENHVYRKDHLEDIGFDSTSKSENMSNLACIYSQLSVQPISKKINDTDAESSNSMADNEKNKTRKIICHDEYSAKCILLDSIHGKSDSSKASSSDRERKLPLPGVNERYSVSINVPSLPSTSLSNACKLPSVSRSIDAPTLLTITDSRDSENLVGNYINENKTPQITTPTSSTACSSYELYYAKLDLPQCSTKDNAKFQKTENVSSPTINAENDSYAKIDFDHSSDSSSSSKTLNN